A genomic segment from Flavobacterium sp. 9R encodes:
- a CDS encoding alpha-L-arabinofuranosidase C-terminal domain-containing protein → MKSKLITKITLCGLLLSGVYGMGQTNTFEIEVGKSVTKIQPTMYGVFFEDINFAADGGLYAEMIKNRSFEFELPFMGWQEPNSDRHKLNTNSGIAKIVKYATEGTNHSYCRVTINEPKGYELINEGFRGMGIKKDARYNISLNAAKESGNISRIKIQFIDKNNTVLGESSITPTASNWTNYTTQLIATKTEAKARLKITFEGTGVLDLDMISLFPEDTWKGRKNGMRKDLVQLLYDLKPGFLRFPGGCIVEGRTLAQRYQWKKTVGEVAKRETLINRWNTEFAHKPTPDYFQSFGLGFYEYFLLSEDIGAAPLPILSCGMACQFNTGELVPMEKLDPYVQDALDLIEFANGDVTTPWGKIRSEMGHPKPFNLKHIGVGNEQWGPDYIERFKVFEKAIKAKYPSIIIVSGSGPFPEGDYFDYAHSELKKLNAEIVDEHYYKSPEWFRKNATRYDSYDRKGPKIFAGEYAAQSVEIASPDNKNNWECAFSEAAFITGMERNAEVVHLTSYAPLLAHEEGWQWTPDMIWFNNLESFGTPNYYVQQLFSNNKGTDLITITEKGKAITGQNDLFASAVKDINTKEVIVKIVNTKDTPQKVNLNFKNAKLESKGQLITLKGDQLNDENSFAAPKKISPITSTLTLNGTNANLNLAAYSVTVVKIKMK, encoded by the coding sequence ATGAAATCAAAGCTAATCACAAAAATAACCCTATGCGGTCTTTTACTAAGTGGTGTATATGGCATGGGACAAACCAATACATTTGAGATAGAAGTTGGAAAATCGGTCACCAAAATTCAGCCCACTATGTACGGAGTATTTTTTGAAGACATCAACTTCGCCGCCGATGGTGGTTTGTATGCCGAAATGATCAAAAACCGTTCCTTCGAATTTGAACTGCCTTTTATGGGCTGGCAAGAACCTAACAGCGACCGACACAAGTTAAACACAAACTCGGGAATTGCGAAAATCGTAAAATACGCTACCGAAGGCACCAATCATAGCTATTGTCGTGTGACTATCAACGAGCCCAAAGGGTACGAACTGATCAATGAGGGATTTAGAGGAATGGGAATTAAAAAAGACGCCCGATACAATATATCGCTCAATGCAGCCAAAGAATCAGGGAATATTTCCAGAATAAAAATCCAATTCATTGACAAAAACAATACTGTTCTCGGAGAATCCTCTATCACTCCTACTGCATCCAATTGGACCAATTATACCACCCAACTAATTGCTACAAAAACAGAAGCCAAAGCCCGACTCAAAATAACTTTTGAAGGAACTGGCGTACTAGATTTAGACATGATTTCTCTTTTCCCAGAAGATACTTGGAAGGGAAGAAAAAACGGAATGCGTAAAGATTTAGTGCAACTTTTATACGATCTAAAACCTGGTTTTCTTCGTTTTCCTGGCGGTTGTATTGTAGAGGGAAGAACACTAGCACAACGCTATCAATGGAAAAAAACCGTAGGCGAAGTAGCAAAAAGAGAAACTTTAATCAACAGATGGAATACCGAGTTTGCTCACAAACCAACACCAGACTATTTTCAAAGTTTTGGTCTTGGATTTTATGAATACTTTCTCCTTTCAGAAGATATTGGAGCCGCACCACTACCTATCTTAAGTTGTGGTATGGCCTGTCAGTTTAATACTGGTGAATTAGTTCCAATGGAAAAATTAGACCCTTATGTACAAGACGCCTTAGACCTCATCGAGTTTGCCAATGGCGATGTAACTACTCCTTGGGGAAAAATCCGTTCAGAGATGGGACACCCCAAACCCTTTAATCTAAAACATATTGGAGTTGGTAACGAGCAATGGGGACCTGATTATATCGAGCGCTTTAAAGTTTTCGAAAAGGCTATCAAAGCTAAATACCCTAGTATCATTATTGTTTCTGGCTCTGGTCCTTTTCCCGAAGGAGATTATTTTGACTACGCTCATTCTGAACTCAAAAAACTTAATGCCGAAATTGTGGATGAGCATTATTACAAAAGTCCAGAATGGTTCCGAAAAAATGCTACTCGTTATGACAGCTATGACCGCAAAGGACCCAAAATATTCGCTGGAGAATATGCTGCACAAAGTGTAGAAATTGCTAGTCCTGACAATAAAAACAATTGGGAATGTGCTTTCTCTGAAGCTGCTTTTATAACGGGTATGGAGCGCAATGCCGAAGTAGTTCACCTTACCTCCTATGCACCACTATTGGCTCACGAAGAAGGATGGCAATGGACACCCGATATGATCTGGTTCAACAACTTAGAATCTTTTGGAACACCAAATTATTATGTACAACAATTGTTCTCGAATAATAAAGGAACAGACTTAATTACCATTACCGAAAAAGGAAAAGCCATTACAGGTCAAAACGACCTGTTTGCATCGGCAGTGAAAGATATCAATACCAAAGAGGTAATCGTAAAAATTGTCAATACCAAAGATACCCCTCAAAAAGTGAATTTGAACTTCAAAAATGCCAAATTGGAATCAAAAGGACAACTAATCACCTTAAAAGGAGATCAATTAAATGATGAAAACTCATTTGCAGCACCTAAGAAAATTAGCCCCATTACAAGCACACTTACCCTTAACGGAACTAATGCCAATTTAAATCTAGCGGCTTACTCGGTAACCGTAGTAAAAATAAAGATGAAATAA
- a CDS encoding ribulokinase codes for MKNYVIGLDYGTDSVRAVLIDTDNGQEIASNVHYYQRWKNKQYCNAAINQFRQHPLDHIEGLENTIKQVVASENVSPSQIKSICIDTTGSSPIPVAQDGTPLALTKGFEENPNAMMILWKDHTAINEANEINELAANWGGENFTKYEGGIYSSEWFWAKILHIARQDEAVKNATYTWMEHCDLMTYLLIDSKDLKTFKRSRCAAGHKAMWHEDWNGLPPEDFLAKLDPYLASLRGKLYDETYTSDVVAGNLSQEWATRLGLTTDTLIAVGTFDAHSGAVGAKIEEHTLVRVMGTSTCDIIVDTKASIGSKTVRGICGQVDGSVIPGFIGLEAGQSAFGDLLAWYKELLMWPTEKVLASSTLLTPSQKDALRTEISDKLIIELTAEAEKIPLSESVPIALDWINGRRTPDANQELKSALSNLSLGTKAPHLFKSLVNAICFGSKKIVDRFEEEGVKINSVIGIGGVARKSPFIMQTLANVLNKPIKVAASDQTPALGAAIYAAVAAGIYPNVIEASQKMGSDFESEYLPQLDKVAAYNKLLLAYEQLSQFADPSLKNQHYEHAI; via the coding sequence ATGAAAAACTATGTAATAGGTCTTGATTATGGAACAGATTCTGTTCGTGCAGTATTGATTGATACTGATAACGGGCAAGAAATAGCGTCTAATGTTCATTATTATCAAAGATGGAAAAACAAACAATATTGTAACGCTGCAATCAACCAATTTCGCCAACATCCTTTGGATCATATCGAAGGATTAGAAAACACTATAAAACAAGTAGTTGCTTCAGAAAATGTATCGCCTTCACAAATCAAAAGTATTTGCATTGACACCACAGGTTCTTCACCAATTCCAGTAGCTCAAGACGGTACTCCTCTTGCGCTTACCAAAGGTTTTGAGGAAAATCCTAATGCCATGATGATTCTCTGGAAAGACCACACTGCCATAAATGAAGCCAACGAAATCAATGAACTAGCGGCCAACTGGGGAGGAGAAAATTTCACCAAATACGAAGGGGGAATTTATTCTTCGGAATGGTTTTGGGCCAAAATTTTACATATTGCTCGTCAAGATGAAGCCGTAAAAAATGCCACCTATACTTGGATGGAACACTGTGATTTGATGACTTATTTACTAATTGATTCCAAAGATTTAAAAACATTCAAACGCTCTCGTTGTGCCGCCGGACATAAAGCAATGTGGCATGAAGACTGGAACGGCCTTCCACCAGAAGACTTCTTGGCAAAATTAGATCCCTATTTGGCCTCTTTGAGAGGGAAACTCTACGACGAAACCTATACTTCGGATGTAGTAGCTGGAAATCTAAGTCAAGAATGGGCAACTCGATTGGGACTTACCACTGATACACTCATTGCGGTTGGAACATTTGATGCGCACTCTGGAGCAGTAGGTGCAAAAATCGAAGAACATACTTTGGTACGCGTTATGGGAACCTCAACTTGTGATATCATTGTAGATACCAAGGCATCAATAGGTTCCAAAACTGTTCGTGGGATTTGCGGACAAGTAGATGGCTCTGTAATCCCAGGATTTATTGGGCTAGAAGCAGGACAATCTGCCTTTGGTGACTTATTGGCTTGGTACAAAGAATTACTAATGTGGCCTACAGAAAAAGTGTTGGCCTCTTCTACCCTTTTGACACCTTCGCAAAAAGATGCGTTAAGAACAGAAATCAGTGACAAACTTATTATAGAACTAACTGCCGAAGCAGAAAAAATTCCATTATCCGAAAGTGTGCCCATTGCTTTAGACTGGATTAACGGAAGACGAACTCCCGATGCCAATCAAGAATTGAAAAGTGCGCTATCCAATTTATCGTTGGGTACCAAAGCCCCACATTTATTTAAATCATTAGTGAATGCCATCTGTTTTGGTTCTAAAAAAATTGTAGATCGCTTTGAAGAAGAAGGCGTAAAAATCAATAGCGTTATTGGTATTGGTGGTGTAGCAAGAAAATCGCCTTTTATCATGCAAACTTTGGCAAATGTGCTGAACAAACCCATCAAAGTGGCTGCTTCAGATCAAACTCCGGCTTTGGGAGCCGCTATTTATGCCGCTGTTGCCGCAGGTATTTACCCCAACGTAATCGAAGCCAGTCAAAAAATGGGAAGCGATTTCGAAAGCGAATATTTACCACAGCTAGACAAAGTAGCCGCTTACAATAAACTGCTATTAGCCTACGAACAATTAAGTCAATTTGCCGATCCATCTCTAAAAAACCAACACTATGAGCACGCTATATAA
- a CDS encoding L-ribulose-5-phosphate 4-epimerase, giving the protein MSTLYKDLKQECYEANMQLNALNLVVYTFGNVSAVDREKGVFAIKPSGVPYEDLKPEDMVILDFDNNIIEGTMRPSSDTKTHAYLYKKWPNIGGVAHTHATYSVAWAQSQLDIPIFGTTHADHLTADIPCAPPMADSLIEGNYEHNTGIQILDCFKEKNLSYEEVEMVLIGNHGPFAWGKNAAKAVYNSKVLEVVAEMAYLTLQINPNAPRLKDSLIKKHYERKHGKDSYYGQ; this is encoded by the coding sequence ATGAGCACGCTATATAAAGACCTGAAACAAGAATGCTATGAAGCCAATATGCAGCTGAATGCTTTGAACTTGGTAGTTTATACTTTTGGCAATGTAAGTGCAGTAGATCGAGAAAAAGGGGTTTTTGCCATCAAACCAAGTGGTGTACCTTATGAAGACTTAAAACCCGAAGATATGGTGATACTTGACTTTGACAACAATATCATCGAAGGAACTATGCGTCCGTCATCGGACACCAAAACGCATGCTTATTTGTATAAAAAATGGCCTAACATTGGCGGAGTAGCGCATACCCACGCAACTTACTCTGTAGCCTGGGCTCAATCGCAACTCGATATTCCGATTTTTGGAACCACTCACGCCGATCATTTAACGGCTGATATCCCTTGTGCGCCACCAATGGCCGATTCACTTATTGAAGGAAATTACGAACACAATACAGGAATCCAAATTTTGGATTGTTTCAAAGAAAAAAATCTTTCTTATGAAGAAGTGGAAATGGTATTGATAGGCAACCACGGACCTTTTGCTTGGGGAAAAAACGCTGCCAAAGCGGTTTACAACAGCAAAGTACTTGAAGTAGTTGCCGAAATGGCGTATCTGACTTTACAAATCAATCCAAACGCCCCTAGATTGAAGGATTCTTTAATCAAAAAACATTACGAGCGCAAGCACGGAAAAGATTCGTATTACGGTCAGTAA